One genomic window of Pseudomonas sp. LFM046 includes the following:
- the ilvA gene encoding threonine ammonia-lyase, biosynthetic — translation MTTFTTRSAVPLTERPLDERDSLLKHYVRKILAAPVYDVAIETPLQPARQLTERLGNQVLLKREDLQPVFSFKIRGAYNRVVQLSDEERARGVIAASAGNHAQGLALAARELGVKATIVMPRTTPELKVQGVRSRGGKVVLHGDAFPDALAHALKLAEEQGLTFVPPYDDPDVIAGQGTVAMEILRQHAGRLDAIFVPVGGGSLIAGIAAYVKYLRPEIKVIGVEPEDSNCLQAALAAGERVVLNQVGLFADGVAVAQIGAHNFDVCRHFVDEVLTVSTDEICAAIKDIYDDTRSITEPAGALAVAGIKRYVEREGVNGQTLVAIDSGANINFDRLRHVAERAELGEKREAIIAVTLPERPGAFKAFCEALGRRQITEFNYRYSSGDEAHIFVGVQTHPVNDPRAVLVENLQAQGFPVLDLTDNELAKLHVRHMVGGHAPQIGDEMLLRFEFPERPGALFNFLNKLGGRWNITLFHYRNHGAADGRVLAGLAVPPEERADVRAALDEIGYPYWDESDNPACKLFLG, via the coding sequence ATGACCACCTTCACCACCCGATCCGCCGTCCCCCTGACCGAGCGCCCGCTGGACGAGCGCGACAGCCTGCTCAAGCACTACGTGCGCAAGATCCTCGCGGCGCCGGTGTATGACGTCGCCATCGAGACGCCCCTGCAGCCCGCCCGCCAGCTCACCGAGCGCCTGGGCAACCAGGTGCTGCTCAAGCGCGAGGACCTGCAGCCGGTGTTCTCCTTCAAGATTCGCGGCGCCTACAACCGCGTGGTGCAACTGAGCGACGAGGAACGGGCGCGCGGGGTGATCGCCGCCTCGGCCGGCAACCATGCCCAGGGCCTGGCCCTGGCGGCGCGGGAGCTGGGGGTGAAGGCGACCATCGTGATGCCGCGCACCACCCCGGAGCTGAAAGTGCAGGGCGTGCGCTCCCGTGGCGGCAAGGTGGTGCTCCACGGCGATGCCTTCCCCGATGCCCTGGCCCATGCGCTGAAACTGGCGGAGGAGCAGGGCCTCACCTTCGTGCCGCCCTACGACGACCCGGATGTGATTGCCGGGCAGGGCACCGTGGCCATGGAAATCCTGCGTCAGCACGCGGGCCGGCTGGACGCCATCTTCGTGCCCGTGGGCGGCGGCAGCCTGATTGCCGGCATCGCCGCCTACGTGAAGTACTTGCGCCCCGAGATCAAGGTGATCGGCGTCGAGCCCGAGGATTCCAACTGTCTGCAGGCGGCCCTGGCCGCGGGCGAGCGCGTGGTGCTGAACCAGGTGGGGCTGTTTGCCGATGGGGTGGCGGTGGCCCAGATCGGCGCGCACAACTTCGACGTCTGCCGGCACTTCGTCGACGAGGTGCTGACGGTCAGCACCGACGAGATCTGCGCCGCGATCAAGGACATCTACGACGACACCCGCTCCATCACCGAGCCTGCCGGCGCGCTCGCCGTGGCCGGGATCAAGCGGTACGTGGAGCGCGAGGGCGTCAATGGCCAGACCCTGGTCGCCATCGATTCCGGCGCCAACATCAACTTCGACCGCCTGCGCCACGTGGCCGAGCGCGCCGAACTGGGGGAGAAGCGCGAGGCGATCATCGCCGTGACGCTGCCGGAGCGGCCGGGGGCTTTCAAGGCGTTCTGTGAGGCCCTGGGCCGTCGTCAGATCACCGAGTTCAACTATCGCTACAGCTCCGGGGACGAGGCGCACATCTTCGTCGGCGTGCAGACCCATCCGGTCAACGATCCCCGCGCGGTGCTGGTTGAAAACCTGCAAGCCCAGGGATTCCCGGTGCTGGACCTGACCGATAACGAGCTGGCCAAGCTGCACGTGCGCCACATGGTGGGCGGCCATGCGCCGCAGATCGGCGATGAGATGCTGCTGCGCTTCGAGTTCCCCGAGCGCCCCGGCGCCTTGTTCAACTTCCTCAACAAGCTGGGCGGGCGCTGGAACATCACCCTGTTCCATTACCGCAACCATGGCGCCGCCGACGGCCGCGTGCTGGCGGGCCTCGCGGTGCCGCCGGAGGAGCGGGCGGACGTCCGCGCCGCGCTGGACGAGATCGGCTATCCGTACTGGGACGAAAGCGACAACCCGGCCTGCAAGCTGTTCCTGGGCTAG